In Manis javanica isolate MJ-LG chromosome 9, MJ_LKY, whole genome shotgun sequence, one DNA window encodes the following:
- the FECH gene encoding ferrochelatase, mitochondrial, protein MLSGGANMAAALRAAGALLRHRLVHGSLRACQPWRCWSGGATGAAATETAQRARSPKPQVQPGKRNPKTGILLLNMGGPETLGEVHDFLLRLFLDRDLMTFPIQDKLAPIIAKRRTPKIQEQYRRIGGGSPIKMWTSKQGEAMVKLLDELSPHSAPHKYYIGFRYVHPLTEEAIEEMERDGLERAIAFTQYPQYSCSTTGSSLNAIYRYYNEVGRKPVMKWSTIDRWPTHPLLIQCFADHILKELDRFPSEKRNEVVILFSAHSLPMSVVNRGDPYPQEVGATVQRVMDKLGFSNPYRLVWQSKVGPMPWLGPQTNKTIKGLCERGRKNILLVPIAFTSDHIETLYELDIEYSQVLANECGVENIRRAESLNGNPLFSKALADLVHSHIQSDKLCSKQLTLSCPLCVNPVCRETKSFFANQQL, encoded by the exons ATGCTTTCAGGCGGCGCAAACATGGCTGCGGCCCTGCGAGCTGCGGGCGCCCTGCTCCGCCATCGGC TGGTGCACGGCAGCTTGAGGGCCTGTCAGCCATGGAGGTGCTGGTCGGGTGGAGCCACCGGAGCAGCCGCCACAGAAACAGCCCAGCGTGCCAGGAGCCCCAAACCTCAAGTTCAACCAGGAAAGAG gaATCCCAAAACCGGAATATTATTGCTAAACATGGGAGGCCCTGAAACCCTCGGAGAAGTTCACGACTTCCTCCTGAGGCTCTTCCTGGACCGAGACCTCATGACGTTTCCTATTCAAGA TAAGCTGGCACCAATCATCGCCAAACGCCGAACCCCCAAAATTCAGGAGCAGTACCGCAGGATTGGAGGTGGGTCCCCCATCAAGATGTGGACCTCCAAGCAAGGAGAAGCCATGGTGAAGCTGCTGGATGAGCTGTCCCCACACTCAG CCCCTCACAAATACTATATTGGATTCCGGTATGTCCATCCTTTAACAGAAGAAGCAAttgaagagatggagagagacggGCTCGAAAGAGCTATTGCTTTTACGCAGTATCCACAGTACAGCTGCTCTACCACAG GCAGCAGCTTAAATGCAATTTACAGATACTATAATGAAGTGGGAAGGAAGCCTGTGATGAAGTGGAGCACAATTGACAGGTGGCCCACACATCCCCTGCTTATCCAG TGCTTTGCTGACCACATCCTGAAAGAACTGGACCGTTTCCCATCTGAGAAGAGAAACGAGGtggtcattcttttttctgcccaCTCCCTCCCGATGTCT GTGGTCAACAGAGGGGACCCCTATCCTCAGGAGGTGGGCGCCACTGTCCAGAGAGTCATGGATAAGCTGGGTTTCTCCAATCCCTACCGGCTGGTTTGGCAGTCCAAG GTCGGCCCGATGCCCTGGCTGGGTCCTCAGACAAACAAGACTATCAAAGGGCTTTGTGAGAGGGGGAGGAAGAATATCCTTTTGGTTCCGATAGCTTTTACCAGTGACCACATTGAGACGCTGTATGAACTGGACATCGAGTACTCTCAAGTTCTAGCCAATGAG TGTGGAGTTGAAAACATCAGAAGAGCAGAGTCTCTTAATGGAAATCCATTGTTCTCTAAG GCCCTGGCGGACCTGGTGCACTCACACATCCAGTCGGACAAGCTGTGCTCCAAGCAGTTGACACTGAGCTGTCCGCTCTGTGTAAATCCTGTCTGCAGAGAGACTAAATCCTTCTTCGCCAACCAGCAGCTGTGA